One Drosophila subpulchrella strain 33 F10 #4 breed RU33 chromosome 2R, RU_Dsub_v1.1 Primary Assembly, whole genome shotgun sequence genomic window, AAGTGGGAAATAGTCCCCTTCGGAATGCAAGTTACAATACTATACAATGCACACTTATTAGATACGTATTAACACTAGTAAAATAACTCGATTTGCTTTGCCTTCATCGCGGGCTGGGTCCCTCACATGTGCAGAGTGGCCGTGGTGGGTGAAGTGGCGCTGGTCCTGGCACTCCGAGTGCCAGCGAAGGTCATCTGGCCTCCCCGCCACTTCTGCCGCTGCCGGctgcgctgctgctgctccgtGTCCACCTCCAGCTCCAGGTTCTCCACCCGCAGGTTCGACTCCACACTGGACCTCGACTCCAGGTTGGTGCGATGGTCATGAGAGATTAGCGCGTGGCTGGATCGTATCAGCTTGCCGAGGGCGTATCCGAAACCGGAGTCACTAATGCGTCGCATGGGTGCAGGGATTTGAATGGGGTATAAATCGATTGAATGCATGGATTGGGATTGAAGGGGATACCATCGCCGTCGGGGGTTGATGGAGGATAGAGGAAGACAGAGAGATTACATTTTAGGGATTTCAATTCATTAGATATGTACTTGCTCATGGTGATGCAGTCGAACACTGAGAAAGTCTGATTTGGATTGATGCTGGCTGTTTTGTCTTAGCTCAATTAAATTGTGTTTGTTTCATTAAAGGCGCCGATTTTATTCAATGACACAGCTAGGCGAGATAACCTCAACACAGCCGATTGTATATTCTGTTTAAATTTTAGTTGCATTCAAAATTGCTACAAAATGCGAATCAAACTGGGGTAAATACATAACACATTTAGATCTAAGGTTCAGTTTTAACTCGTATTTAACAGTAGCTAGTTGTGCGATGTTCATGATAGGCATTTAAGAGGTTACATATGAATTTACACTGAGTGGATAACACATGACGAGAAGAGAAAGTGTTTAACAACTTAACTTACTCTAGTCTCTAATACTATTTACACATTTATCCGCTAATACTATGTAAGTTTTCCTTGTCTGAGTTGTATTTCCTTATCGATACGGATCCTGGTACAGAACACTTGGTGTTCCCTCTAGTTTTTCTTTGTGCGTTCACTTTAAGGTATATTTGGAGCAATTTTCGGTGGCCAATATTCAAGAAGTACTTTGGTTCTACGTAATAAGCACTAACATACATCGTAAGTTCAACAAACACAATTCGAGGAGGTGGTAGTGCGATAACGGAATGATTGGATTAAGTAAATGGATTATGACCCAAACAAACGCTAAATAACAACTAAGATAGGTTTCGATATTGGTGCAACGACTACAAGAAGCGGGATACTGAGTGCAGGCACATATGTTCAATCAGCCTTGTTTCTGGTTGGAAGGATGGGGTTGTATAAATATCAACGTCTTAGGGGTCTAGTTAATATTCAGCAAATGCGCAACAATTCAAATTGAAAGTATAGTTTGGATTTGTTTTTGGACAAACAAAACTAAATACATATGAAGGTATGTAGGGACCCTCCGGCCCGGAGGAAAAGCGTACTACGGGGTCTGGGAGGCGATTGCTTCGATACTTACGAAGATCGCGGCTCGTTCATCACTTCGGAGATGTCGCTGCGTCGGATCTCCGTCTCGCGAACAGCCTCTGTGAGTGTCTTGAACACGGTGTTGTGCACCCTGGAATAGAACCGCAGGAATAAGTGGTGTGCAGTGGTGGAAGCCTCCTTCACTCACAGTTTGCATATTACGTCGATCAGCAGCGTGGTTATGGGCACCAGCATTAGGCAGAAGTAGAAAACTGGCGTCGAGAGCAACTGGATGTCCATGCCGCGGAAGTTGCTGGCAAACTTGAACGTCGGCCACACGTGGCTGTAGATCAGCAGGAAACTGAACCACAGGACTATTGAGCCCCAGATGGCCAGGTGGGTCAGCCAGGTCCACGAGTTCGTTATGAGTCCGGCCTTCAGACAAACTGTGACAATCACGTACTGAAAAAGCAGAAAGTAAGCCTTACTGAGATCCAAAGCGAGTGAACACAAGCAGATGGCTCACCGTGTAGACTAGGTTGCCCATCATCAGGTAATCACTGGTCTTGCCATCGCCCCAGATGGCCTCTCCCGTGTAGGCCGCCAACGGCAGCCAGAAGAGGAACACCGAGTGGAGCAGGGCATTGAATATCCATATCCAGAAGACCTTCACATTGAAGAGCTTCGCGTTCTGCGACGTTTTGTAGAGCATCGGGTACCGGAGCATCGTCTCCGCCGTGCAGAACTTCTCGAATAGTCCCATCGCGAACGGCGGCATGGCCGTGAAGACCACGTTGTAGAGGCCTATGGTCCAGCGCTCGAACAGGATCTGACCCGACCAGCCGGAGTAGAGAGCGAACCACAACTCGATCACGTACAGACACACGTTCTTGTAGAAGCTGTACAGGATCAGCTTGGAAATCCTAGCGTAGTTCCAAGCCCCATGGACCAGCAGCAGGCGCTGCAGATACCGGAACTGGGCGATCGAGTAGTCCGAGGCGCAGGCCGCCTGCAGACCTTCCACTCCAGATATACCGATGCCCACGTTCGCCTTCTGGATCATGGCCACGTCGTTGGCTCCATCGCCAATGGCCAGGGTCACTGCGTTCGTACTCTGGGTGACCATCTCGACTACCTCCGCCTTCTGAATCGGTGAAACCCGACAGCAGATGACTACGCGGCACAGGAGGCACAGATCTTGGAAATCGTTGCGCAGGTCGCAGCTAAGGGCGTACTTCAGGGTGGTGCCATCGATGACCAGTGCCACGTTCGCGTCCTTCGCCGAAGAACTCTTGAACTCTCCATAATGCCGATGAATAACATCGCGGGTGGCCTGAAAAAAAGGTTAAGATTTAAATGTGTTTCGAAAGATACAGATTGGAAAACAACGAAAATCCCCTGAAGATCCATCATAGACCAACAAAATAAAGATTAACCCACTCACATCGAGGCTCTCCTCGTTGAGGATAATGATGTCCATGGAGTGGCTGATCAGGCGGCAGGAGTAGCCGATGTTGATGGCCGTCTCCTGCTTGTCGCCGGTGAGCACCCAAATGTAGATGCCTGCGTCCAGGAGAGCAGCAATTGTTTCCGGCACACCATCCTGCAGACGATCCTCAATCGCCGTGGCGCCCAGCAGGCGCAGATTATTCTCAATCAGGTTGGCCGCATCCTCCAACTTGCTCTCTCGATTCTGCAGAGCCACCGAGGCCTTGTCGAAGGTCTGACTCCACTCTTGGTACACATCCGGCCGGATGTCGGCCACCGCCAGGCAGAGGGTCCTCAAACCATCCGAGGCGAACTCCTCCAGATGACGCAGCGTCTCTTCCCTGAAGGCCTGACCCTGCGGAGCCAACCGCTCGTAGATCACCGAGTCCGCTCCCTTGCAGAAGAGCTTGATCTTGTTGTCCGGCGTGCGGACAATCAACGACATGCGCTTGCGCGTCGAGGTGAACTCCAGGACATTCAGCACCTCGTACCGCTTCCGCTCGCCCAGCGCATTTATCTCCACGTACTTCGGGGTGCGCGTGTCGAAGATGTATCCAAATCTCTGGGCCCCCTCCACCAGAGCCCGCTCATCCGGACTGGCGGCGTGGTAGATCATGGTGCCGTCCTCCTTGCGCTCGGGGATCACCGTATGGCACACGGACAGCAGCACCAAGAACTCCTCGATCACGGCGGCCGTCTGATGGCGACTGAGGATGTTCTGCACCAGCTGCGACTCCTCCGGCGTGCGCTCGGGCGTGTAGACGTACCCGGCGATGGAGCACTTCTTGAACTCCATCACGTTCTGCGTGAGGGTGCCCGTCTTGTCCGAGAAAATGTACTTCACCATGCCCAGCTCCTCGTTCAGGTTCGAGGTGCGGGCCATGGCCGGCGTGTTGGACTGCTCGTGGTACATCTCGATGTCGTAGTTGATGAAGATGGCCTGCAGGAAGCGCACCAGCTCAAGGGTCACCTGCAGCGAGATGGGGATCAGGTTGTTGTACAGGATGAAGAAGGTCAGTAGGTTGTAGCCGAGGCTCCGGGTCTTGAAGTCGGTGAGCCCCAGGTACCAGTCGGTCTCCGAGTGCTCCCGCGTCCAGAAGAGGTTGCACAGGCCGCTGATGATGCACAGGGAGATGAGGATCATGAACAGCATGAGGATCTGGGTGTTGGTCAGCTTGTCTACGGTGGAGCGTTTCAGTGGCGCCGAGGTGGAGTTCTTCATCAGCTTCGTCTCCTGGCCGGAGTACACCACGATCCCGAACACCCACGCCGTGTTCCGCAGGATGGCCCCGCGCTGCAGCACCTGATCATTGCCCAAAGCAGCGGGTCTAAAACAAGGAGGGAAAGCATTAATAGTTTTACAATGGCATAacttttaaaagtaacaaactAACTAATTATATTCTTACTGATAAGGTAAATGTCAAAAGAGAGGTCTGTAtggtttatttttaagttagATGATTAAACTTTCACGTTTAGATTTATAAGCGAGTGGCAGGGTAATTTGGTTCAAATCGAAACGAATTCTGTTTGCACTTAAAGTGAAAAAACAATTACATTAGTTTCCTAAAAAGTCTGCAAgatcaaatttatttttgaacgATATTGAAAACTATTTGGGGCCTTATGTCATACCATAAAGATTGAATCTTGAATGGTGTGTCGTTCCGAAAATAAGTCCCGAAATTAGTGCCCTATAATGTTTACTCTTCGTATAgattgtttgtttatttttgtgtttatataaCTATTTCATTACCCGCTATTTATACACTAATTACTCACTGCTTGCCGGTCTCCTTGAGCACGCCGTTGAACTCGTACAAATGCCGGTTGGGCAGCTCGCACTCGATCCTGCCCTCGAGTCGCTGCAGATCCTTGGTCTCCAGCAGCTCAGCGGTGGCCGGCAGTGCCTGCCGGATCTTCAGGTTCGTCTCGCCGTCCAGGTTGGCCGTCTCTATGAAGCACATGGCCTGCGGTTCACTGTGGGCGAGTCAGCGGTCAGCGCGTGCTAATTGGGGTTAACTTGGGAACGCACCTGGACGAGAGCAGAATCAGATCGGCGGGGAAGAAGGTGTTGATCCCCACTTTTATGATGTCGCCCACCGTCAGCTCCGACCAACGGACTGTGTGCCAGGCGCCACTGTCCAGGCGCTCGATCAATCGGTGATTGATCTCATTGTCAGCCCGATGTCGTTTCTGGAAACCGGGATTTCGAAGGTATTTATCTGGTGGCAGCTAGCTGTACTCATAACACTTACGATATCCTCGATTATCTCCTTGATGGCGCTCACCGAGAGGATGAACATCAGTGGCACTAGCGTGGTGTACCGCCCCGTGGGCGACACATCCGGGATTTGTTGCAGTATGGCAATCAGCAGGAAAAAGCAGTTGGAGTACCGCCGAAACTGCTCGAACAGGAACGCGGGCAAAAAGCTGATGAAACTGCATGCAAACGAGATAAATAGTCGGGTGTGAGCTCCAATTTGGGTCATGTTAATTGATAGGTGATAAATGGCGGGCGCCCACTCACCTATACTTTGCCGTCGTTATGCGATTATTACAGTACTTAGTGGGCTGTGGCCCATTTAGGTTTATGACACGCCTCTCCCCATCATCCGCATCGTACCCAGCGGACGAGGTGAAGTCCTCATCATCTGGAAGTATCCATTAAAGGGGTGGTTAATAGGTGATATCAAAAAGGAACAATCGAAAACTACATGGCATTTAATGCTGTGACCAACGGGGGGCTTCTATAAACAGCATATTGTTCTGATTACTTATCGCTTTTTAGCTGACGTATATTGATGGAAGTGAACCTTTTTTCAGTTATAACGAAATAGCAATAAAATGATTTCCTGGAATTGAATATCTTTATTCTTTTCAATAACTGAGTTTCAGGCGTATCGATAATATTTTGCGAGTCATTCATTGTCACTATTCCACCCAGTAAGTGTTATAAATATGAAAACCCCTTTTTTCTAGACCGCATAATGCATACTTTAAACTCAAAATTTCCATGCATTTTCTGGGCTTTTAGTTTAACATTTGAATAAGAAATAatccttaaaaaataaaaaaaatacaaaatagtATGACACAATTGCCAGTTAGCCATGTCTCCACTTTATTCCATTTCCAAACTCAGAAACGTCGGTGTCCATCGAAAAACCCATTCCACAAGATAGAAGTTGGCAGCGATCGGGTTGCCCAGGGCGTACTTTCGTGCGAACTTGTGGCAATTGAAGTTGCAGCGACGCCCATCCTCGTCCTCGCGAATAAGGACCTCGTCGAAGTCCAGCTCCAGGTACTGCTGGAAGGCCAGGAAGACGATTCGATGGATGTTTTCGCCCTCCATGGCCCGCCGGTTGTCGTATGCGGCAATCGTCTGACCCAGGGCCACGTCGCACCCCGGAATGTTGCCCACCATCCAGATGAGCCACTCCGAGTAGTTGTCCGGCGGCACATCCAGGTCGACCATCATCAGCGTGTAGAACCGCTCCGGGTCGGCCTTGTACCGGATAATCGGCCGGCGGAGCACCTCGTTGATCACTATCGTAACGCCCGGCTTGATGTCGATGTCGCAGGGATAGAGCACGGTGATCACTTCCGTGGGCTTGCAGGCCAGCAGTCGCGGGATAACGTGGTGCTTCTTGAGCTCCGTGACCAGTCTCTTCACTGGACTGATCTTCTGGCAACTCACCAGCATGGTGAcgcaattttaaaattttgatgaGGAAAGACGAGAAGTTTGGAGCTAGGCTGTCCCAGCCTGCTATACTGTATTGTACGTAGCACATTGTTCTATTAGAAGGTTATGATTGATTGTGATGGTTGATAATGTCGTTTTCAATTGCTTAAGTATAGATAAATTAGAAGTGATCAGTGAAACCGTTCAAAGTTCTTCAGAAGTCACAAAGCTAACTGCCCTACTTTTCATTTTACACTTTAAGTTCCAACTGAATTTCTTCTAGACCTCAAAAGTTTTTCCATTTTCACTGAAAAACGTATCTGTTTGTTTTGTACTATTAATCCCAGAAGTTTCAAATTGATTTTTCTTTACAGTATTTGGAAGtaatagatttttaaacgtaatCATGAAGTAATCAAAGTATTAAGACAGCTTGGAATACCTATAGAGACCACGACACTTACGACTCCATCGGATGCGCAGCGCCTTGTAGACATTGCGAAAGTCCATTTTGAGCCGGCGAAAAAGCGCGGCACAGCGGAAGCGTCCTGCTCGGCCTCCAGATGGCGTCGCTACCACCGACTccaccgcctcctcctccgcttCCTCTTCCTCGGGCCCGGGTAGCTCGTCGGATCCAGAGTCGCAGTCGCCCACGGGCACGAAGGCAATGCTCTCGCCGGCGGTCTCCTCCTGATTCCGCTTGGGAAACCCCAGGATGGAGGGCAGGTGGTCACTGGTCACAGGCGCAGCAAGGATGGCAAGCCACAAGTGGGCGTGACGGTCGCGAACGGTATAAGAGCAGCTGTGCGAGATGGCGCCTGCGCTCCCTTTTTTCAATCACTGCGTATAAGAAAACACATTTTCCATCCCGTACGGGGGACTCTGTGGCCTGCATTTGCATATACACACGGCCAGGAAAGGTATTTCGATGGAACCCTGTTTGACCATT contains:
- the LOC119551917 gene encoding probable phospholipid-transporting ATPase IA isoform X3: MADPGKNERDAHNGAGSDRSHAQNGRNGHGQGRQQQQQQQQQDQSASSQATFDARSLWPSIQSWIGSGVRRMRSQLLRRTATTGPEVTPSGGDGAPPSGSRPENIDPAAPSRSGAGFTETDGSNPHRRLNAPSTGGSKQSLKNFLKKTGLGRKKRKDDEDFTSSAGYDADDGERRVINLNGPQPTKYCNNRITTAKYSFISFLPAFLFEQFRRYSNCFFLLIAILQQIPDVSPTGRYTTLVPLMFILSVSAIKEIIEDIKRHRADNEINHRLIERLDSGAWHTVRWSELTVGDIIKVGINTFFPADLILLSSSEPQAMCFIETANLDGETNLKIRQALPATAELLETKDLQRLEGRIECELPNRHLYEFNGVLKETGKQPAALGNDQVLQRGAILRNTAWVFGIVVYSGQETKLMKNSTSAPLKRSTVDKLTNTQILMLFMILISLCIISGLCNLFWTREHSETDWYLGLTDFKTRSLGYNLLTFFILYNNLIPISLQVTLELVRFLQAIFINYDIEMYHEQSNTPAMARTSNLNEELGMVKYIFSDKTGTLTQNVMEFKKCSIAGYVYTPERTPEESQLVQNILSRHQTAAVIEEFLVLLSVCHTVIPERKEDGTMIYHAASPDERALVEGAQRFGYIFDTRTPKYVEINALGERKRYEVLNVLEFTSTRKRMSLIVRTPDNKIKLFCKGADSVIYERLAPQGQAFREETLRHLEEFASDGLRTLCLAVADIRPDVYQEWSQTFDKASVALQNRESKLEDAANLIENNLRLLGATAIEDRLQDGVPETIAALLDAGIYIWVLTGDKQETAINIGYSCRLISHSMDIIILNEESLDATRDVIHRHYGEFKSSSAKDANVALVIDGTTLKYALSCDLRNDFQDLCLLCRVVICCRVSPIQKAEVVEMVTQSTNAVTLAIGDGANDVAMIQKANVGIGISGVEGLQAACASDYSIAQFRYLQRLLLVHGAWNYARISKLILYSFYKNVCLYVIELWFALYSGWSGQILFERWTIGLYNVVFTAMPPFAMGLFEKFCTAETMLRYPMLYKTSQNAKLFNVKVFWIWIFNALLHSVFLFWLPLAAYTGEAIWGDGKTSDYLMMGNLVYTYVIVTVCLKAGLITNSWTWLTHLAIWGSIVLWFSFLLIYSHVWPTFKFASNFRGMDIQLLSTPVFYFCLMLVPITTLLIDVICKLVHNTVFKTLTEAVRETEIRRSDISEVMNEPRSSDSGFGYALGKLIRSSHALISHDHRTNLESRSSVESNLRVENLELEVDTEQQQRSRQRQKWRGGQMTFAGTRSARTSATSPTTATLHM
- the LOC119551917 gene encoding probable phospholipid-transporting ATPase IA isoform X5 encodes the protein MPSISRLRRSYRRSETPEPGLLNTYDEDFTSSAGYDADDGERRVINLNGPQPTKYCNNRITTAKYSFISFLPAFLFEQFRRYSNCFFLLIAILQQIPDVSPTGRYTTLVPLMFILSVSAIKEIIEDIKRHRADNEINHRLIERLDSGAWHTVRWSELTVGDIIKVGINTFFPADLILLSSSEPQAMCFIETANLDGETNLKIRQALPATAELLETKDLQRLEGRIECELPNRHLYEFNGVLKETGKQPAALGNDQVLQRGAILRNTAWVFGIVVYSGQETKLMKNSTSAPLKRSTVDKLTNTQILMLFMILISLCIISGLCNLFWTREHSETDWYLGLTDFKTRSLGYNLLTFFILYNNLIPISLQVTLELVRFLQAIFINYDIEMYHEQSNTPAMARTSNLNEELGMVKYIFSDKTGTLTQNVMEFKKCSIAGYVYTPERTPEESQLVQNILSRHQTAAVIEEFLVLLSVCHTVIPERKEDGTMIYHAASPDERALVEGAQRFGYIFDTRTPKYVEINALGERKRYEVLNVLEFTSTRKRMSLIVRTPDNKIKLFCKGADSVIYERLAPQGQAFREETLRHLEEFASDGLRTLCLAVADIRPDVYQEWSQTFDKASVALQNRESKLEDAANLIENNLRLLGATAIEDRLQDGVPETIAALLDAGIYIWVLTGDKQETAINIGYSCRLISHSMDIIILNEESLDATRDVIHRHYGEFKSSSAKDANVALVIDGTTLKYALSCDLRNDFQDLCLLCRVVICCRVSPIQKAEVVEMVTQSTNAVTLAIGDGANDVAMIQKANVGIGISGVEGLQAACASDYSIAQFRYLQRLLLVHGAWNYARISKLILYSFYKNVCLYVIELWFALYSGWSGQILFERWTIGLYNVVFTAMPPFAMGLFEKFCTAETMLRYPMLYKTSQNAKLFNVKVFWIWIFNALLHSVFLFWLPLAAYTGEAIWGDGKTSDYLMMGNLVYTYVIVTVCLKAGLITNSWTWLTHLAIWGSIVLWFSFLLIYSHVWPTFKFASNFRGMDIQLLSTPVFYFCLMLVPITTLLIDVICKLVHNTVFKTLTEAVRETEIRRSDISEVMNEPRSSDSGFGYALGKLIRSSHALISHDHRTNLESRSSVESNLRVENLELEVDTEQQQRSRQRQKWRGGQMTFAGTRSARTSATSPTTATLHM
- the LOC119551917 gene encoding probable phospholipid-transporting ATPase IA isoform X6, whose product is MDFRNVYKALRIRWSHDEDFTSSAGYDADDGERRVINLNGPQPTKYCNNRITTAKYSFISFLPAFLFEQFRRYSNCFFLLIAILQQIPDVSPTGRYTTLVPLMFILSVSAIKEIIEDIKRHRADNEINHRLIERLDSGAWHTVRWSELTVGDIIKVGINTFFPADLILLSSSEPQAMCFIETANLDGETNLKIRQALPATAELLETKDLQRLEGRIECELPNRHLYEFNGVLKETGKQPAALGNDQVLQRGAILRNTAWVFGIVVYSGQETKLMKNSTSAPLKRSTVDKLTNTQILMLFMILISLCIISGLCNLFWTREHSETDWYLGLTDFKTRSLGYNLLTFFILYNNLIPISLQVTLELVRFLQAIFINYDIEMYHEQSNTPAMARTSNLNEELGMVKYIFSDKTGTLTQNVMEFKKCSIAGYVYTPERTPEESQLVQNILSRHQTAAVIEEFLVLLSVCHTVIPERKEDGTMIYHAASPDERALVEGAQRFGYIFDTRTPKYVEINALGERKRYEVLNVLEFTSTRKRMSLIVRTPDNKIKLFCKGADSVIYERLAPQGQAFREETLRHLEEFASDGLRTLCLAVADIRPDVYQEWSQTFDKASVALQNRESKLEDAANLIENNLRLLGATAIEDRLQDGVPETIAALLDAGIYIWVLTGDKQETAINIGYSCRLISHSMDIIILNEESLDATRDVIHRHYGEFKSSSAKDANVALVIDGTTLKYALSCDLRNDFQDLCLLCRVVICCRVSPIQKAEVVEMVTQSTNAVTLAIGDGANDVAMIQKANVGIGISGVEGLQAACASDYSIAQFRYLQRLLLVHGAWNYARISKLILYSFYKNVCLYVIELWFALYSGWSGQILFERWTIGLYNVVFTAMPPFAMGLFEKFCTAETMLRYPMLYKTSQNAKLFNVKVFWIWIFNALLHSVFLFWLPLAAYTGEAIWGDGKTSDYLMMGNLVYTYVIVTVCLKAGLITNSWTWLTHLAIWGSIVLWFSFLLIYSHVWPTFKFASNFRGMDIQLLSTPVFYFCLMLVPITTLLIDVICKLVHNTVFKTLTEAVRETEIRRSDISEVMNEPRSSDSGFGYALGKLIRSSHALISHDHRTNLESRSSVESNLRVENLELEVDTEQQQRSRQRQKWRGGQMTFAGTRSARTSATSPTTATLHM
- the LOC119551917 gene encoding probable phospholipid-transporting ATPase IA isoform X1; its protein translation is MSGNYQRQSLELRSPDHGSVDDPDGRLRNLSGSSASQRRRQQRVAQQRQDSWFRHSMPPAINRDFESLEHLTPRASDGLDEQLAASVSHSVHSGGSVTLCGPTDHSSIHLNSANSNLGFIDSDTPNTPVTPVSGLQPPASVSTSVAGTLSSRRRSSNRKDSKGSILSRQSGRSRVSVLAQRGLRMTASFLRRKRTEYEDDEDFTSSAGYDADDGERRVINLNGPQPTKYCNNRITTAKYSFISFLPAFLFEQFRRYSNCFFLLIAILQQIPDVSPTGRYTTLVPLMFILSVSAIKEIIEDIKRHRADNEINHRLIERLDSGAWHTVRWSELTVGDIIKVGINTFFPADLILLSSSEPQAMCFIETANLDGETNLKIRQALPATAELLETKDLQRLEGRIECELPNRHLYEFNGVLKETGKQPAALGNDQVLQRGAILRNTAWVFGIVVYSGQETKLMKNSTSAPLKRSTVDKLTNTQILMLFMILISLCIISGLCNLFWTREHSETDWYLGLTDFKTRSLGYNLLTFFILYNNLIPISLQVTLELVRFLQAIFINYDIEMYHEQSNTPAMARTSNLNEELGMVKYIFSDKTGTLTQNVMEFKKCSIAGYVYTPERTPEESQLVQNILSRHQTAAVIEEFLVLLSVCHTVIPERKEDGTMIYHAASPDERALVEGAQRFGYIFDTRTPKYVEINALGERKRYEVLNVLEFTSTRKRMSLIVRTPDNKIKLFCKGADSVIYERLAPQGQAFREETLRHLEEFASDGLRTLCLAVADIRPDVYQEWSQTFDKASVALQNRESKLEDAANLIENNLRLLGATAIEDRLQDGVPETIAALLDAGIYIWVLTGDKQETAINIGYSCRLISHSMDIIILNEESLDATRDVIHRHYGEFKSSSAKDANVALVIDGTTLKYALSCDLRNDFQDLCLLCRVVICCRVSPIQKAEVVEMVTQSTNAVTLAIGDGANDVAMIQKANVGIGISGVEGLQAACASDYSIAQFRYLQRLLLVHGAWNYARISKLILYSFYKNVCLYVIELWFALYSGWSGQILFERWTIGLYNVVFTAMPPFAMGLFEKFCTAETMLRYPMLYKTSQNAKLFNVKVFWIWIFNALLHSVFLFWLPLAAYTGEAIWGDGKTSDYLMMGNLVYTYVIVTVCLKAGLITNSWTWLTHLAIWGSIVLWFSFLLIYSHVWPTFKFASNFRGMDIQLLSTPVFYFCLMLVPITTLLIDVICKLVHNTVFKTLTEAVRETEIRRSDISEVMNEPRSSDSGFGYALGKLIRSSHALISHDHRTNLESRSSVESNLRVENLELEVDTEQQQRSRQRQKWRGGQMTFAGTRSARTSATSPTTATLHM
- the LOC119551917 gene encoding phospholipid-transporting ATPase IA isoform X8, whose protein sequence is MDFRNVYKALRIRWSHDEDFTSSAGYDADDGERRVINLNGPQPTKYCNNRITTAKYSFISFLPAFLFEQFRRYSNCFFLLIAILQQIPDVSPTGRYTTLVPLMFILSVSAIKEIIEDIKRHRADNEINHRLIERLDSGAWHTVRWSELTVGDIIKVGINTFFPADLILLSSSEPQAMCFIETANLDGETNLKIRQALPATAELLETKDLQRLEGRIECELPNRHLYEFNGVLKETGKQPAALGNDQVLQRGAILRNTAWVFGIVVYSGQETKLMKNSTSAPLKRSTVDKLTNTQILMLFMILISLCIISGLCNLFWTREHSETDWYLGLTDFKTRSLGYNLLTFFILYNNLIPISLQVTLELVRFLQAIFINYDIEMYHEQSNTPAMARTSNLNEELGMVKYIFSDKTGTLTQNVMEFKKCSIAGYVYTPERTPEESQLVQNILSRHQTAAVIEEFLVLLSVCHTVIPERKEDGTMIYHAASPDERALVEGAQRFGYIFDTRTPKYVEINALGERKRYEVLNVLEFTSTRKRMSLIVRTPDNKIKLFCKGADSVIYERLAPQGQAFREETLRHLEEFASDGLRTLCLAVADIRPDVYQEWSQTFDKASVALQNRESKLEDAANLIENNLRLLGATAIEDRLQDGVPETIAALLDAGIYIWVLTGDKQETAINIGYSCRLISHSMDIIILNEESLDATRDVIHRHYGEFKSSSAKDANVALVIDGTTLKYALSCDLRNDFQDLCLLCRVVICCRVSPIQKAEVVEMVTQSTNAVTLAIGDGANDVAMIQKANVGIGISGVEGLQAACASDYSIAQFRYLQRLLLVHGAWNYARISKLILYSFYKNVCLYVIELWFALYSGWSGQILFERWTIGLYNVVFTAMPPFAMGLFEKFCTAETMLRYPMLYKTSQNAKLFNVKVFWIWIFNALLHSVFLFWLPLAAYTGEAIWGDGKTSDYLMMGNLVYTYVIVTVCLKAGLITNSWTWLTHLAIWGSIVLWFSFLLIYSHVWPTFKFASNFRGMDIQLLSTPVFYFCLMLVPITTLLIDVICKLVHNTVFKTLTEAVRETEIRRSDISEVMNEPRSS
- the LOC119551917 gene encoding probable phospholipid-transporting ATPase IA isoform X2, which encodes MSGNYQRQSLELRSPDHGSVDDPDGRLRNLSGSSASQRRRQQRVAQQRQDSWFRHSMPPAINRDFESLEHLTPRASDGLDEQLAASVSHSVHSGGSVTLCGPTDHSSIHLNSANSNLGFIDSDTPNTPVTPVSGLQPPASVSTSVAGTLSSRRRSSNRKDSKGSILSRQSGRSRVSVLAQRGLRMTASFLRRKRTEYEDDEDFTSSAGYDADDGERRVINLNGPQPTKYCNNRITTAKYSFISFLPAFLFEQFRRYSNCFFLLIAILQQIPDVSPTGRYTTLVPLMFILSVSAIKEIIEDIKRHRADNEINHRLIERLDSGAWHTVRWSELTVGDIIKVGINTFFPADLILLSSSEPQAMCFIETANLDGETNLKIRQALPATAELLETKDLQRLEGRIECELPNRHLYEFNGVLKETGKQPAALGNDQVLQRGAILRNTAWVFGIVVYSGQETKLMKNSTSAPLKRSTVDKLTNTQILMLFMILISLCIISGLCNLFWTREHSETDWYLGLTDFKTRSLGYNLLTFFILYNNLIPISLQVTLELVRFLQAIFINYDIEMYHEQSNTPAMARTSNLNEELGMVKYIFSDKTGTLTQNVMEFKKCSIAGYVYTPERTPEESQLVQNILSRHQTAAVIEEFLVLLSVCHTVIPERKEDGTMIYHAASPDERALVEGAQRFGYIFDTRTPKYVEINALGERKRYEVLNVLEFTSTRKRMSLIVRTPDNKIKLFCKGADSVIYERLAPQGQAFREETLRHLEEFASDGLRTLCLAVADIRPDVYQEWSQTFDKASVALQNRESKLEDAANLIENNLRLLGATAIEDRLQDGVPETIAALLDAGIYIWVLTGDKQETAINIGYSCRLISHSMDIIILNEESLDATRDVIHRHYGEFKSSSAKDANVALVIDGTTLKYALSCDLRNDFQDLCLLCRVVICCRVSPIQKAEVVEMVTQSTNAVTLAIGDGANDVAMIQKANVGIGISGVEGLQAACASDYSIAQFRYLQRLLLVHGAWNYARISKLILYSFYKNVCLYVIELWFALYSGWSGQILFERWTIGLYNVVFTAMPPFAMGLFEKFCTAETMLRYPMLYKTSQNAKLFNVKVFWIWIFNALLHSVFLFWLPLAAYTGEAIWGDGKTSDYLMMGNLVYTYVIVTVCLKAGLITNSWTWLTHLAIWGSIVLWFSFLLIYSHVWPTFKFASNFRGMDIQLLSTPVFYFCLMLVPITTLLIDVICKLVHNTVFKTLTEAVRETEIRRSDISEVMNEPRSSFTETARLLRNVFTRRANTRVETDLELSHGYAFSQEEGGAVPQSIIIRAYDTNLPKPEGN